In one window of Tripterygium wilfordii isolate XIE 37 chromosome 1, ASM1340144v1, whole genome shotgun sequence DNA:
- the LOC119982668 gene encoding cytochrome P450 84A1-like — protein sequence MMSSNIIDSLPPLLQSMAPLQTALLFIVPSLFLFGVVSRLRRKLPYPPGPKGLPIIGNMMMMDQLTHRGLAKLAKKYGGLFHMKMGFLHMVTVSSPEVAKQVLQVQDNIFSNRPATIAISYLTYDRADMAFAHYGPFWRQMRKLCVMRLFSRKRAESWDSVRDEVDFMVKTVASNTGKAVNVGELIFTLTMNITYRAAFGSKNEGQDEFIRILQEFSKLFGAFNLADFIPGLSWIDPQGITKRLVKARQSLDKFIDIIIDQHMQKKKEIKGSDEGITDMVDDLLAFYSDVAKVNESDDLQTSIKLTRDNIKAIIMDVMFGGTETVASAIEWALAELMRSPEDMKRVQQELADVVGLDRRVEESDFEKLTFFKCALKEVLRMHPPIPLLLHETAEDAEVAGYHIPKKTRVMINAFAIGRDPNSWEDPDTFRPSRFLKDGVADFKGSNFEFLPFGSGRRSCPGMQLGLYGLELAVAHLLHCFKWELPDGMKPSELDMSDIFGLTAPRATRLIAVPSPRLVCPLV from the exons ATGATGAGTAGTAATATTATAGATTCTCTCCCTCCTCTTCTACAATCCATGGCTCCCCTACAAACTGCCCTCCTCTTCATTGTCCCTTCACTCTTCCTATTCGGGGTCGTTTCGCGACTTCGCCGGAAGCTTCCCTATCCACCTGGCCCCAAAGGATTACCTATTATAGGCAACATGATGATGATGGACCAGCTCACACATCGCGGCCTGGCTAAATTGGCTAAGAAATACGGTGGCTTGTTTCACATGAAGATGGGGTTCTTGCATATGGTCACTGTCTCGTCTCCAGAAGTAGCCAAACAGGTCCTTCAAGTGCAAGACAATATTTTCTCTAACCGTCCGGCCACAATCGCGATTAGCTACCTCACTTACGATCGAGCAGACATGGCTTTCGCTCACTACGGCCCTTTCTGGCGCCAGATGCGTAAGCTTTGTGTCATGAGGTTGTTCAGCCGCAAACGAGCCGAGTCATGGGATTCTGTCCGTGATGAGGTGGACTTCATGGTTAAGACCGTGGCTTCCAACACTGGCAAGGCTGTGAACGTTGGAGAGTTGATTTTTACTCTCACTATGAATATCACTTACCGGGCTGCTTTCGGGTCGAAAAATGAGGGTCAGGATGAGTTCATTCGGATCTTGCAGGAGTTTTCGAAGCTTTTCGGGGCGTTTAATCTCGCGGACTTTATACCCGGACTCAGCTGGATCGACCCGCAAGGGATTACTAAGAGACTTGTTAAGGCTCGTCAGTCACTTGACAAATTCATTGACATAATCATCGACCAACACAtgcagaagaagaaagaaattaagGGCTCCGATGAAGGTATCACCGATATGGTTGACGATTTACTTGCGTTCTACAGTGACGTCGCAAAAGTAAACGAATCAGACGATCTACAAACCTCCATCAAGCTTACTAGAGACAACATTAAGGCGATAATCATG GATGTGATGTTTGGAGGGACTGAAACAGTGGCGTCAGCGATTGAATGGGCTTTGGCGGAGCTGATGAGGAGTCCAGAGGACATGAAGAGGGTCCAGCAAGAGCTTGCCGACGTAGTGGGTCTTGACCGACGAGTGGAGGAGAGTGATTTCGAAAAGCTCACGTTTTTCAAGTGCGCACTGAAAGAAGTATTGAGAATGCACCCGCCGATCCCGCTCCTCCTCCACGAGACGGCGGAGGATGCTGAGGTGGCCGGGTACCACATTCCGAAGAAGACACGTGTCATGATCAACGCATTCGCTATCGGGCGGGATCCGAACTCGTGGGAGGATCCGGACACGTTTAGGCCGTCGAGgtttttgaaagatggagtGGCGGACTTCAAAGGGAGCAATTTCGAATTCCTTCCGTTCGGGTCGGGCCGGAGGTCGTGCCCGGGTATGCAACTCGGACTCTACGGGCTTGAATTGGCTGTGGCTCATTTGCTCCACTGTTTCAAGTGGGAATTGCCTGATGGCATGAAACCGAGTGAACTCGACATGAGCGATATATTTGGACTCACCGCGCCAAGGGCGACCCGACTCATCGCCGTTCCTAGCCCCAGATTGGTGTGTCCATTAGTTTGA